Part of the Lentimicrobium sp. L6 genome, CAAAATAATATACTCATATACAACTATTTGTGAACTAAATGGGTAACCCTATAAACTAATATATAAATCAGTATTTAAATCAGCGTCTGTATAATCTTCGTTATCATAGCTGTCCAAATATGCAGGAGATTCACCATTAGTTGATGAATACATATGGAAAAAGCATTCACTATGTGTATACTGTTTACCATTGATTAATTCATTCTCAATATCTGGAGTATCATTTCCTGATTCAGCTCCTTCAAGATATTGGCAAGCTGAATGGAAAACAGTATTTTGGCCTTCTAAGGCTCCATTAAAGCCCCCAGAGTTGCATTGAAGCATCCAAAAAGCTTTTTTATGAGCAGGAATAGGGTTTACCAATGCTGCAAAATCATCCTCAATTATATATTCATCATCCATTAAAAGTAACCTTGCATGGCCTTCAATAAACATCCCATGATCAAAAGTCCATACAAATAAAAAATCATCTTCTGTAAGCTGAGGAAAACCGCCATTACCAAGTCTTAAACCATTAAATACCATTTGTAAGTTTGCTAAGGTAGCAGGATAATCTGTTACTGTAACAGTAGAACTAGGTTTATATCTGTCATCGATAAGAGGGTGATTAAAAGAATAATCAACTCCATCGGCAAATAGTACAAATATATTATCAGGATCATACCCCTTAGCTTGTAATAATTCCCACATTAAAAAGGTATCGTTCCAAAACTCATCAAAATCTTGGTTATTGTCAGTTTGACCTCCATTAAACTGATGGGTATTTGGAATGCCCTGTGCAACATAATCACCAATAATGAGCACTGCATATTTTTCTTGGCTTATACCAATTTGGCTTATACAAAAAGCCATAAATAAAGCTATAAAAGTTTTTACATTAAACATAATGTTTAGTTTTGCACAAAAGCCGGATTATGGAGTAGCTAAGCATTTTTCCCTGCAAAGATGAGTGCTTATGCCACTCCTTACTGTCCGGTGTTTTGTTCGGTTTATAATAAAATTATTATTAAAATACTTCAACAGAACGTGTCATGATTTGTTTGCCGGCTTTCAAACGAATAAGATACAGACCGGGACTTACCTCCTTTCCATTTTTATCTGTAGCATTCCACTTTATTCTTTGTGTTCCTGTTGATTGTTTTTTATTTACTAAGGTTTTTATGAGTTCTCCTTTTAGATTATAGATTTTTAATTCTATATGAACCGTATTACTCAAATGATATTGAATATTTGCTTGAGTACTGATTGGATTGGGGAAAATTGCGAATTTTGAAAATGTAACTGGTAATACTTCATCTGTATTTACCAATACTTCATATTTTCTTAAAACTATATTTGACTCCACTATAGAAGCACCATAAATTGTATCCACTTTACCATTTACTAAATATATTAAATTTCCCTTATTAATTAGTTTGTTCAAAAAATTCCCATAATTATCTTCATTTATAATTTCACCAATCCATTCCGCATTCTTTTTTTGATAATGAATTAATCTATAACCATCTTCATATTTTTCATTATCAATTATATGAGTTTTGTTATAAGAATCTATTACTATTGCTTGGTCACTTGGATCTTCCACAATAATTTCAGGATCGGACCATTCTGTTCCATCATAAAAAGCATATAATGACCCATCGTTTGGAGGAGCTGAATTAGAGAGCGTCTGCCTCCATACAATTTGAGGATGATTAAGGTTGTTTATAGCCAAATCGTTTCCTACCCAAACTTTATAATCTACACTTACTTGGCTAATGTTGGACCAATTATTATTCTGGCAGGTTGAGTAAACTATTTCTAGATCATTATTACTTTGATAATAATAATAATGATATGCTGAACAATGTAATATATTATTATTATCAATGACTATTTTCCCAATAAAATAGACATCACTATTATCATAAGGGATTAAAAAATCGCTCCACTGATCGTTTTCGTAATAGCGATAGACCATAGATCCATTATTATTATACCAATCACAATACCAAAAACAATAGACTCTATCGTTATTATCTATGTATAATGAATTATGATCAGAACCATACCATCCATTAGAAACTGTATCAATGGCACTCCAGTATTCACCATTATATTTCCGCAAAAATATAAGCATGTCGCTGGGATTACCAGCATTATAATCATAGCTAATGTATACCTGATTGTCACTATCTACTACCACATGAGGATTTTCCATCCACAATGTGTTGTTCTGTGAAATATTTTCTGCTTCGCTCCATGTTAAGCCATCGTCCTCGCTTTTGCTATAATAAATAATACGGTGATTAGCTTCTAATCTATAACTCCATACAACATGTATGATTCCATTATTAGCTATATAAAAATCGGGACTGGAATTATAACCTTGTAATTTACTTATTTCTACGGGCTCACTCCATTCTTGGGCGGAAGTAGGAGTATTATAAATAAATGTGAACAGGATAATAAGGCAAATAGTGCGTTTCATTTTATTGGTCTTTAATATTTATATCTAGTATAATATTTGCATTCAAAGGCTGAATCAAATGGCTTAAGTCTTCTTTGCTTAATTGGCCTTCGTATAATTGAATATTAGTCTTGTGATCGGAAAATTTCTCATAAGTCCAAACAAATAGGCTATCAAACTTGCTAAGTTTATTTACGCTCTGACTTCCTTCTTTAAACTCATTAAAAACTTTGTTAATATTATCCAAGGTAGCTGCATCATAAGTAAGAACAATACCTACATTGGGTTTGTATCTATGTGCTAAGCTTGGACTTTGGTAGTCGTATCCATTATCAAAAAACACATAAATATTCTGAGGTGCATAGCCTTTGCTTTGTAGCTCTTCCCACTTTAAGAAGGTTTCTATCCAAGCTTGAGAGTGATTATTTGATTGAACTTGAGTTTTGGCAATTATTACTGCATATTTTTCTTGGCCAATACCAATATGGCTCATGCAGAGAACCATTAATAAAATCATAATTGTTTTAAGTTTAAACATATTGTTTAGATTTGCAACATCAGCCAGATTGGGGAGTACTGTAGCATATAATCTGTGGAAAGTTTGCTGCTATAGATACTCCTAGTTATCTGGCGAAATGTTCGGTTAATAATTCATTATTATCTAATAAACTCAATCTTTTGAGTAGATATGGATTGAGCAGCTTGTAATCGCACGATATAAACTCCAGAATTAAACTGATTACCTTCATCTAAAGGATCCCAATTTATCTGATGATTTCCTGATAACATTTTGCCATCATAAAGCGTTTTAATTAACTCCCCTTGCATATTATAAATTTTAATATTTACCAATTCTTCATTTTCTAGAAAGAAATTAATATTAAAGATTTGATTAGAAGGATTTGGTGAAATTTCAAAACTATTTGGTTTTTCTTGTGGACTTATTCTATTTATCATATCAGTTCGAGTAAACATCACATTTTTCATATTATTATCAAAAGCAGTTATTGCTGTGAAAACCATATTAATGGTCATATCTTGTTTAAGAATTTCAAATTGATTGATAGAGTTTTCCATTGGAAAAATGCTCGATTCCCAATTCATGTTATTTTTATAATAATGA contains:
- a CDS encoding C13 family peptidase yields the protein MFNVKTFIALFMAFCISQIGISQEKYAVLIIGDYVAQGIPNTHQFNGGQTDNNQDFDEFWNDTFLMWELLQAKGYDPDNIFVLFADGVDYSFNHPLIDDRYKPSSTVTVTDYPATLANLQMVFNGLRLGNGGFPQLTEDDFLFVWTFDHGMFIEGHARLLLMDDEYIIEDDFAALVNPIPAHKKAFWMLQCNSGGFNGALEGQNTVFHSACQYLEGAESGNDTPDIENELINGKQYTHSECFFHMYSSTNGESPAYLDSYDNEDYTDADLNTDLYISL
- a CDS encoding FlgD immunoglobulin-like domain containing protein, with the protein product MKRTICLIILFTFIYNTPTSAQEWSEPVEISKLQGYNSSPDFYIANNGIIHVVWSYRLEANHRIIYYSKSEDDGLTWSEAENISQNNTLWMENPHVVVDSDNQVYISYDYNAGNPSDMLIFLRKYNGEYWSAIDTVSNGWYGSDHNSLYIDNNDRVYCFWYCDWYNNNGSMVYRYYENDQWSDFLIPYDNSDVYFIGKIVIDNNNILHCSAYHYYYYQSNNDLEIVYSTCQNNNWSNISQVSVDYKVWVGNDLAINNLNHPQIVWRQTLSNSAPPNDGSLYAFYDGTEWSDPEIIVEDPSDQAIVIDSYNKTHIIDNEKYEDGYRLIHYQKKNAEWIGEIINEDNYGNFLNKLINKGNLIYLVNGKVDTIYGASIVESNIVLRKYEVLVNTDEVLPVTFSKFAIFPNPISTQANIQYHLSNTVHIELKIYNLKGELIKTLVNKKQSTGTQRIKWNATDKNGKEVSPGLYLIRLKAGKQIMTRSVEVF